One stretch of Miscanthus floridulus cultivar M001 chromosome 18, ASM1932011v1, whole genome shotgun sequence DNA includes these proteins:
- the LOC136522103 gene encoding uncharacterized protein, with protein sequence MNQLSLLHRALHLHRLSPGRGHGLNATAVVRARLSSSEPTPQRHAKRLLAVAPHESIAAATEESHPRQELAAAGNNNDAGAAGGRTCPLPTWALVGGITAGVAVALALSAGAGPALALGPEGPLVEEFWDNMRRYALYVVTVSTGVAYTVLQPIVELLKNPVTALLIVAVLAGSGFLVSQVLNAMVGNSDFIYRYE encoded by the coding sequence ATGAACCAGCTCTCTcttctccaccgcgccctccactTACATCGCCTCTCTCCCGGACGCGGCCATGGCCTCAACGCCACCGCCGTCGTCCGAGCTCGGCTCTCCTCCTCTGAACCAACCCCACAACGGCACGCAAAGCGCCTCCTCGCCGTAGCACCTCACGAAAGCATCGCGGCAGCTACGGAGGAGAGCCACCCGCGTCAAGAGCTCGCAGCGGCCGGCAATAATAACGACGCCGGCGCCGCCGGCGGCAGGACGTGCCCACTGCCGACGTGGGCGCTCGTCGGCGGCATCACGGCGGGCGTGGCCGTGGCGCTGGCCCTGTCCGCGGGTGCCGGCCCCGCCCTGGCGCTGGGGCCGGAGGGCCCCCTGGTGGAGGAGTTCTGGGACAACATGCGGCGGTACGCGCTGTACGTGGTGACGGTGAGCACAGGGGTGGCGTACACGGTGCTGCAGCCCATAGTGGAGCTGCTCAAGAACCCCGTCACGGCGCTGCTCATCGTGGCCGTCCTCGCCGGCAGCGGCTTCCTCGTCTCGCAGGTGCTCAATGCCATGGTCGGCAACTCCGACTTCATCTACAGGTACGAGTAG